ATTGTTTTTTTACCAGCTGGCTGAACTTTTCTGAGTGATAAAACGGTATTATCTCCACATGCTACCTTAATGTCTTCATGTGTTTTTTCAACGATTGTACCAGGCCTTTGATCCGTTCCATCAGCTGACACGCTTGTTTCCCAAATTTTAAGCCTATTTCCTGCCGCTTGCGTGTAGGCTACCGGCCATGGATTTAAACCTCTCACTTGATTAAACACAGATCTTGCTGGTTTGTTCCAGTTAATCATCTCTTGTTCCTTTTTAATATTAGGAGCAAACGTCGCCTTCTCTGCTTCTTGTGGTATGGCTGTAATATTCCCTTTCTCAAGCTGAGGTAAAGTCTCTCGTAGCAACTCAGCACCTAAAATACTAAGTTTGTCATGCATCGTACCAGTCGTATCCGTTTCTTCAATTGGAATAGCTCGACTTACAATCATATCACCTGCATCCAGTTTCTCAACCATATACATGATAGTCACACCCGTTTCCTTCTCTCCATCAATGATGGCTTGGTGAATAGGGGCCCCTCCTCGATATTTAGGAAGTAATGATGCATGGACATTCACACAGCCTTTCGGTGGAACATCCAGTAATTCCTTCGGCAGAATCTGTCCGAAAGCTGCCGTGATAATAATATCAGGAGCGATTTCTTTGACTTTTTCCCATTCCACTTTTATTTTTTCAGGTTGGAAAACAGGGATCTTTAATTCTTGTGCAGCTTGTTTTACTGGGGGTGGTGTCAGTATCTGCTTACGTCCCTTTGGACGATCTGGCTGAGTGACCACTAGTTTGACGTCATACCCTTCTCTAACAATGCCTTCTAATACAGGTACAGCAAAATCTGGTGTCCCCATAAATACAATTTTCATTATCGCTTCTCTCCTTAACTATCGTTTATAAGACGAGGATAAAATTTTTAAACGACATCCAATCTGACTTTCCAAAACTTTTAAGGGTTATAAGCAAGTCTCCCATATCTATTATGTCGTAACTTATGACTCCTCGATAATGATCTATCCACACAGATGGTGGTTGCTTTTAACCAGCTCACTTTGAACGTTATAACATCATATAAGGGTTCGTATCAATTGTAATGGACAAACTCGTTCGCGCAATCTCTCCTTGGTAAGTTTTCATGACTTCTTGTAAAACACGTGTTAATTTTGGCTCAACTTTATACTTTACCATACATTGGTAACGGTATCTATCTTTGATACGGGGAATCGCTGAAGCAACTGGCCCGTATACTGACGTACTCTCCGAGAGTTCACGTTTTAAAAATGATGTGATTTTTTCTGTAATAACGACAACCTTATCTAAACGTTCTTCACTTACATGTATAAGAACGAGATAGTAATAAGGCGGATAACCACCTTGCTTTCGAACGACCATTTCTTTTTCAAAAAAGGATAAATAGTCGTGCTGCTTAACATCAAGAATACTATAATGGTCAGGTGTAT
The genomic region above belongs to Bacillus sp. A301a_S52 and contains:
- the fmt gene encoding methionyl-tRNA formyltransferase — translated: MMKIVFMGTPDFAVPVLEGIVREGYDVKLVVTQPDRPKGRKQILTPPPVKQAAQELKIPVFQPEKIKVEWEKVKEIAPDIIITAAFGQILPKELLDVPPKGCVNVHASLLPKYRGGAPIHQAIIDGEKETGVTIMYMVEKLDAGDMIVSRAIPIEETDTTGTMHDKLSILGAELLRETLPQLEKGNITAIPQEAEKATFAPNIKKEQEMINWNKPARSVFNQVRGLNPWPVAYTQAAGNRLKIWETSVSADGTDQRPGTIVEKTHEDIKVACGDNTVLSLRKVQPAGKKTMDITTFLRGAGAHWECGMVLGD